A genomic region of Branchiostoma lanceolatum isolate klBraLanc5 chromosome 4, klBraLanc5.hap2, whole genome shotgun sequence contains the following coding sequences:
- the LOC136433398 gene encoding uncharacterized protein: MRGLVVLAFIALLHQGGAVSDKKLIEKLPDGRGGSSDSGESDNEAQASELGNHLTNWWQSLSSLSSSATCEVSCQTLEDMQSYMADDAQGSQNTTIEALQATVTGQNSIMQQQAAALQQLEGTLQQQATLIQQQEATNQQQEATIQQQASGLQQQMTLVQQQEATNQQQETIIQQQASSLQQLEATNQQQETSLQQLEATIQRHEKNEELLAGKLQQLEETVQRQTAGLHQQVQQLAISLQQQETAGQQQASSLQTALQQHETNLQQHQTSLQQHEATIQAQATSLQQQATSLQQQEATDQQLTSTLQQLEGTVQAQAASLQQQATSLQQQEATDQQLASNLQQLEGTVQQQATSLQQQETVEQQLATNIQQLEDLLNAPHDCLDLFNTGHNTSGVYTIYPGGKDPIHVYCDMDTDGGGWTVFQRRHDGSVSFSLDWQAYKTGFGDIKSEFWLGNDNLAALTAQDVYELRVDLEDFEGNSAHAKYSTFRVEDEVEKYKLTVAGYSGTAGDDMTWSSSAFFSTIDASNYVHHGNCNLGNKGGWWYSSCRDANLNGQYLSGQHQSNGEGVNWYQWKGDRYSLKHTEMKIRTVKLEANIQQQATSLQQQATSLQQQATSLQQQETTDQQQEATIQQQANSLQQLAATNQQQATSLQQQEATIQQQATSLQQLETTIQQQATSLQQLETNNQQQATSLQQQETTDQQQEATIQAQATSLQQLEATNQQQATSLQQLEAMIQRHEKNEELLAGKLQQLEEIVQRQANGMQQQIQQLAISLQQQETTDQQQASSLQQLDTTLQQHETNLQQHEVTIQAQATSLQQQETADQQLASTLQQLEGTIQAQATSLQQQDQQLASNLQQLEGTVQAQATSLQQQETADQQLASNLQQLEGTVQAQATSLQQQDQQLASNVQQLEGTVQAQATSLQQQETADQQLASNLQQLEGTVQAQATSLQQQETVDQQLASNLQQLEGTVQAQATSLLQQETVDQQLTSTLQQLDGTVQQQATSLQQQESADQQLASNLQQLEGTVQQQATSLQQQVITYGQQATSLQQQAAIIQEQASNIQQLEDLLNAPRDCLDLYNTGHNTSGVYTIYPGGKDPIHVYCDMDTDGGGWTVFQRRHDGSVSFSLNWQAYKTGFGDIKSEFWLGNDNLAAMTAQDVYELRVDLEDFEGNSAYAKYSTFRVKDEVENYQMNVDQYSGTAGDDMTWSSSAFFSTIDASNYVHPGHCNLGNKGGWWYSSCRDANLNGQYLVGTHQYNGEGVNWYQWKGDNYSLKHTEMKIRPH; encoded by the exons GCCCAGGGAAGCCAGAACACCACAATTGAGGCTCTTCAGGCGACAGTTACTGGCCAGAACAGCATCATGCAACAGCAGGCGGCAGCTTTACAGCAACTGGAGGGAACTCTGCAGCAACAGGCCACCCTGATTCAGCAACAGGAAGCCACCAACCAGCAACAAGAAGCCACCATCCAACAACAGGCCAGCGGCCTGCAGCAACAGATGACCCTGGTCCAGCAACAGGAAGCAACCAACCAGCAACAGGAAACCATCATCCAGCAACAAGCCAGCAGCCTGCAGCAACTGGAAGCCACCAACCAACAACAGGAGACCAGCCTGCAGCAACTGGAAGCCACGATCCAGCggcatgaaaaaaatgaagaactaCTGGCAGGCAAATTGCAGCAGCTGGAAGAAACTGTCCAGCGGCAAACAGCTGGCCTGCACCAACAGGTACAGCAACTAGCCATCAGCCTGCAGCAGCAGGAAACTGCTGGCCAGCAACAAGCCAGCTCCTTGCAGACTGCTCTACAGCAACACGAAACCAATCTCCAGCAACATCAAACTAGTCTGCAGCAACATGAAGCCACCATTCAGGCACAAGCTACCAGTCTGCAACAACAAGCCACCAGTCTGCAGCAACAGGAGGCCACCGACCAGCAGCTGACCAGCACCTTGCAGCAACTGGAAGGAACTGTACAGGCACAAGCAGCCAGCTTGCAGCAACAAGCCACCAGTCTGCAACAACAGGAGGCCACCGACCAGCAGCTGGCAAGCAACTTGCAGCAACTGGAAGGAACTGTGCAGCAACAAGCCACCAGCCTGCAGCAACAGGAAACTGTTGAGCAGCAGCTGGCCACCAACATCCAGCAACTCGAAG ATCTGCTGAATGCTCCCCATGACTGCCTGGATCTGTTCAACACCGGTCACAACACCAGCGGGGTCTACACCATCTACCCAGGGGGGAAGGATCCCATCCAtgtctactgtgacatggacactGATGGGGGCGGATGGACG GTCTTCCAAAGGCGGCATGATGGTTCAGTAAGTTTCTCCTTGGACTGGCAGGCCTACAAGACGGGCTTTGGAGACATCAAGTCGGAGTTCTGGCTAg GAAATGACAATCTGGCTGCACTGACTGCCCAGGATGTGTACGAGCTGAGGGTGGACCTGGAAGACTTCGAGGGAAACTCAGCCCACGCCAAATACAGCACCTTCAGGGTGGAGGATGAAGTCGAGAAGTACAAACTGACTGTAGCTGGATACTCCGGAACTGCAG GGGATGACATGACATGGAGTTCCTCTGCATTCTTCTCCACCATCGATGCAAGCAACTATGTCCACCATGGCAACTGTAACCTTGGCAACAAGGGCGGATGGTGGTACAGCAGTTGTCGTGATGCCAACCTGAACGGCCAGTACCTGAGTGGACAACACCAGTCTAACGGGGAAGGAGTGAACTGGTACCAGTGGAAGGGAGACCGCTACTCTCTCAAACACACCGAGATGAAGATCAGG ACTGTCAAACTGGAAGCCAATATTCAACAACAAGCCACCAGCCTGCAGCAACAGGCCACCAGCCTGCAGCAACAGGCCACCAGCCTGCAACAACAGGAAACCACTGACCAGCAACAGGAAGCCACTATCCAACAACAGGCTAACAGCCTGCAGCAACTGGCAGCCACAAACCAGCAGCAAGCTACCAGCTTGCAGCAACAGGAAGCCACTATTCAACAACAGGCCACCAGCCTTCAGCAACTGGAAACCACTATCCAACAACAGGCCACCAGTCTGCAGCAACTGGAAACCAACAACCAACAACAGGCCACCAGCTTGCAACAACAGGAAACCACTGACCAGCAGCAGGAAGCCACCATCCAGGCACAAGCAACAAGCCTGCAGCAACTGGAAGCCACCAACCAGCAACAAGCCACCAGTTTGCAGCAACTTGAAGCCATGATCCAACggcatgaaaaaaatgaagaactaCTGGCAGGCAAATTGCAGCAACTGGAAGAAATTGTCCAGCGACAAGCAAATGGCATGCAGCAACAGATTCAACAACTAGCCATCAGCCTGCAGCAGCAGGAAACCACTGACCAGCAACAAGCCAGCTCCTTGCAGCAACTGGATACCACTCTACAGCAACACGAAACCAATCTCCAGCAACATGAAGTAACCATCCAGGCACAAGCCACCAGCTTGCAGCAACAGGAAACTGCTGACCAGCAGCTGGCCAGCACTTTGCAGCAACTGGAAGGAACTATCCAGGCACAAGCAACCAGCTTGCAGCAACAGGATCAGCAACTTGCAAGCAACTTGCAGCAACTGGAAGGAACTGTCCAAGCACAAGCCACCAGCTTGCAGCAACAGGAAACTGCTGACCAACAGCTGGCCAGCAACTTGCAGCAACTGGAAGGAACTGTCCAGGCACAAGCAACCAGCTTGCAGCAACAGGATCAGCAACTGGCAAGCAACGTGCAGCAACTGGAAGGAACTGTCCAAGCACAAGCCACCAGCTTGCAGCAACAGGAAACTGCTGACCAGCAGCTGGCCAGCAACCTGCAGCAACTGGAAGGAACTGTCCAGGCACAAGCAACCAGTCTGCAGCAACAGGAAACTGTTGACCAACAGCTGGCCAGCAACTTGCAGCAACTGGAAGGAACTGTCCAGGCACAAGCAACCAGCTTGCTGCAACAGGAAACTGTTGACCAGCAGCTGACCAGCACTTTGCAGCAACTAGACGGAACGGTGCAGCAACAAGCCACCAGCTTGCAGCAACAGGAAAGTGCTGACCAACAGCTGGCCAGCAACCTGCAGCAACTGGAAGGAACTGTGCAACAACAAGCCACCAGTTTGCAGCAACAAGTCATCACTTATGGACAACAAGCCACCAGCTTACAGCAACAGGCTGCCATCATCCAGGAACAAGCCAGCAACATCCAGCAACTGGAAG ATCTACTGAATGCTCCCCGTGACTGCCTGGATCTGTACAACACCGGTCACAACACCAGCGGGGTCTACACCATCTACCCAGGGGGGAAGGATCCCATCCAtgtctactgtgacatggacactGATGGGGGTGGATGGACG GTCTTCCAAAGGCGACATGATGGTTCAGTGAGTTTCTCCTTGAACTGGCAGGCCTACAAGACAGGCTTTGGAGACATCAAGTCGGAGTTCTGGCTAG GCAACGACAATCTGGCTGCAATGACTGCCCAGGATGTGTACGAGCTGAGGGTGGACCTGGAAGACTTCGAGGGAAACTCAGCCTATGCCAAATACAGCACCTTCAGGGTGAAGGATGAAGTAGAGAACTACCAAATGAATGTGGATCAATACTCAGGAACTGCAG GGGATGACATGACGTGGAGTTCCTCCGCATTCTTCTCCACCATCGATGCAAGCAACTATGTCCATCCTGGCCACTGTAACCTTGGCAACAAGGGTGGATGGTGGTACAGCAGTTGTCGCGATGCCAACCTGAACGGCCAGTACCTTGTTGGAACCCATCAGTACAACGGAGAAGGAGTGAACTGGTACCAGTGGAAGGGAGATAACTactctctcaaacacactgagATGAAGATCAGGCCTCACTAG